A genomic window from Halorubrum lacusprofundi ATCC 49239 includes:
- a CDS encoding 30S ribosomal protein S17 yields the protein MAIGIDVPTPPEPDNPEDYDYEKCPFYGQLSVRGQTREGTVVSTDMEKTVIVEREYDVFVPKYDRYMKRRSRIPAHVPGVLDSLEVGDEVKIAETRPLSKTKSHVVVENLSGDQ from the coding sequence ATGGCGATAGGAATCGACGTACCCACGCCTCCGGAGCCAGACAACCCGGAGGATTACGACTACGAGAAGTGCCCGTTTTACGGGCAGCTCTCCGTCCGCGGCCAGACCCGTGAGGGAACGGTCGTGTCGACGGATATGGAAAAGACCGTCATCGTCGAGCGAGAATACGACGTGTTCGTACCGAAATACGATCGGTACATGAAGCGTCGGTCGCGCATCCCGGCCCACGTGCCGGGCGTGCTCGACTCGCTCGAAGTTGGTGACGAAGTGAAAATCGCGGAGACGCGACCGCTCTCGAAGACGAAGTCCCACGTCGTCGTCGAGAACCTGTCGGGTGATCAGTGA
- a CDS encoding ribonuclease P protein component 1 produces MISPDTLVRHELIGLPVRVADADSDAHVGIAGRVLSETFGTLVVRTRSGDKRVPKSGATFEFGVVETPTARTDEAADDGQSSGSTSQLGSDTTGVRPRQSSPSGSTSVVTGDGAGPASQHGECKDVVYATVDGERLRYRPAERTERGVTQWR; encoded by the coding sequence ATGATCTCCCCCGACACACTCGTCCGGCACGAACTCATCGGCCTCCCGGTTCGGGTGGCTGATGCCGACAGCGATGCCCACGTGGGTATCGCGGGTCGCGTGCTGTCCGAGACGTTCGGCACCCTTGTGGTGCGAACGAGGTCGGGGGACAAACGCGTGCCCAAGTCGGGCGCGACGTTCGAGTTCGGCGTCGTCGAGACGCCGACCGCTCGCACAGATGAAGCCGCCGACGACGGCCAGTCGTCGGGGTCTACGTCCCAACTCGGGTCGGATACTACGGGGGTTCGCCCCCGTCAGTCTAGCCCGTCCGGGTCCACAAGTGTCGTCACCGGTGACGGCGCGGGCCCGGCGAGCCAACACGGCGAGTGCAAAGACGTGGTCTACGCGACGGTGGATGGCGAGCGGTTGCGGTATCGACCCGCCGAACGCACCGAACGAGGTGTCACACAATGGCGATAG
- the rpmC gene encoding 50S ribosomal protein L29: protein MAILYTDEIRDMTAAERQVELEELETELLNSKAQRAAGGMPESPGRVKEMKKTIARIKTIQAEEGDFDE from the coding sequence ATGGCGATCCTCTACACCGACGAGATTCGCGACATGACCGCGGCCGAGCGTCAGGTCGAACTTGAGGAGCTCGAGACCGAGCTGCTCAACTCGAAAGCGCAGCGAGCCGCCGGTGGTATGCCGGAGAGTCCCGGCCGTGTCAAGGAGATGAAGAAGACGATCGCGCGGATCAAGACGATCCAAGCGGAAGAAGGCGACTTCGACGAATAA
- a CDS encoding 30S ribosomal protein S3, with amino-acid sequence MADEHQFIEDGLRRSQINEFFADELGRAGYGGMDVAKTPMGTQIVLKAEKPGMVIGKGGKNIRKITTELEDRFDMDDPQIDVQEVDEPDLNAQIVADRLANALERGWYFRKAGHTTIDRIMDAGALGAEIVLSGKVTGARSRVEKFNRGYIKHNGEPAQEVVDHGQGVAVMKLGTIGVNVKIIPPGAQLPDDFDIREDADVPEVEQAAVDVDADEGVESLLEEEPEEVPDVGADDDVEIPDEDPAEAIDEEVVEEVVEETQDTATEATDVAAEEPVGDAEADDIDELDEEIESEAADLVAEMEAADEDEEDE; translated from the coding sequence ATGGCTGACGAACACCAATTCATCGAGGACGGCCTGCGCCGTTCACAGATCAACGAGTTCTTCGCAGACGAACTCGGTCGCGCCGGCTACGGCGGCATGGATGTCGCCAAGACGCCGATGGGCACGCAGATCGTCCTGAAGGCCGAAAAGCCCGGCATGGTGATCGGGAAGGGCGGGAAGAACATCCGTAAGATCACCACCGAGCTTGAGGACCGCTTCGATATGGACGACCCGCAGATCGACGTTCAGGAGGTCGACGAGCCCGACCTGAACGCCCAGATCGTCGCGGACCGTCTCGCGAACGCACTGGAGCGCGGCTGGTACTTCCGGAAGGCCGGTCACACGACGATCGACCGTATCATGGACGCGGGCGCGCTGGGGGCCGAGATCGTCCTCTCTGGAAAGGTTACCGGCGCGCGATCGCGCGTCGAGAAGTTCAATCGCGGCTACATCAAGCACAACGGCGAGCCCGCACAGGAGGTCGTCGACCACGGCCAGGGCGTCGCAGTGATGAAGCTCGGGACGATCGGCGTCAACGTGAAGATCATCCCGCCGGGCGCGCAGCTCCCGGACGACTTCGACATTCGCGAGGACGCCGATGTCCCGGAGGTTGAGCAGGCAGCGGTCGATGTCGACGCCGACGAGGGCGTTGAGTCGCTCCTCGAAGAGGAACCCGAGGAGGTGCCCGACGTGGGCGCCGACGACGATGTCGAGATCCCCGACGAGGACCCGGCCGAGGCCATCGACGAGGAGGTTGTCGAGGAGGTCGTCGAGGAAACGCAGGATACGGCTACGGAGGCGACCGACGTCGCCGCCGAAGAACCTGTCGGCGACGCCGAGGCGGACGACATCGACGAGCTCGACGAGGAGATCGAATCGGAGGCGGCCGACCTCGTCGCAGAGATGGAAGCGGCAGACGAAGACGAGGAGGACGAATAA
- a CDS encoding 50S ribosomal protein L22 has product MGINYSVEADPETTAKGMLRDRPISVKDSKEISREIKGETVADAEEFLQEVIDEETSVPMRQHSAGAGHRSDIDGWDAGRYPEKAAKDFLKLLENVKNNADEQGFDGDEMVIKHVAPHKVGERPGRNPRAAGATQWNTTLADVELIIEDPEADE; this is encoded by the coding sequence ATGGGAATCAACTACAGCGTCGAGGCCGACCCGGAGACCACCGCCAAGGGAATGCTCCGCGACCGGCCCATCAGCGTGAAGGACAGCAAGGAGATCTCCCGGGAGATCAAAGGCGAGACGGTCGCCGACGCCGAGGAGTTCCTCCAAGAAGTCATCGACGAGGAGACCTCGGTGCCGATGCGCCAGCACAGCGCGGGCGCGGGCCACCGCTCCGACATCGACGGCTGGGACGCGGGGCGCTACCCCGAGAAGGCCGCCAAGGACTTCCTGAAGCTCCTGGAGAATGTCAAGAACAACGCGGACGAACAGGGATTCGACGGCGACGAGATGGTCATCAAACACGTCGCCCCCCACAAGGTCGGTGAGCGACCCGGGCGGAACCCGCGAGCTGCGGGCGCCACCCAGTGGAACACCACTCTCGCCGACGTCGAGCTCATTATCGAGGACCCGGAGGCTGACGAATAA
- a CDS encoding 30S ribosomal protein S19, translating to MSSDYRTGREGKEFAYRGHSLDELQEMDVDEVAELLPARQRRSIVRGLGTEQQKLLEKVRSRDKETTADNPIRTHLRDMPILPEFVGVTFSVYNGHSFERVQVEPEMIGHFLGEFHLTRSTVEHGQAGIGATRSSKFVPLK from the coding sequence ATGAGTTCTGACTACCGCACCGGCCGCGAGGGCAAGGAGTTTGCCTACCGCGGTCACTCGCTCGACGAGCTGCAGGAGATGGACGTAGACGAAGTCGCGGAACTGCTCCCCGCACGCCAGCGGCGAAGCATCGTTCGCGGCCTCGGCACCGAACAGCAGAAGCTGTTGGAGAAAGTTCGGAGCCGCGACAAGGAGACGACGGCGGACAACCCAATCCGGACGCATCTGCGCGACATGCCGATCCTTCCGGAGTTCGTCGGCGTTACCTTCTCCGTGTACAACGGACACAGCTTCGAGCGCGTGCAGGTCGAGCCCGAGATGATCGGTCACTTCCTCGGCGAGTTCCACCTCACACGAAGCACCGTCGAACACGGTCAGGCCGGCATCGGCGCGACCCGGTCCTCGAAGTTCGTGCCCCTCAAGTAA
- a CDS encoding 50S ribosomal protein L2 — MGRRIQGQRRGRGGPTFRAPSHRYKAELSHKKLEDVDTITGEIVGIEHDPARSAPLAEIEFEDDDRRLVLAPEGVRVGDTIQVGVSAEIKPGNTLPLAEIPEGVPVCNVESNRGDGGKFARASGVSATLLTHDRDVAVVQLPSGEVKRLDPQCRATIGVVAGGGRTEKPFVKAGNKYHKMKARGTKYPRVRGVAMNAVDHPFGGGGRQHPGQPKSVSRDAPPGRKVGDIASKRTGRGSNK, encoded by the coding sequence ATGGGACGACGAATTCAAGGACAGCGGCGTGGACGTGGCGGCCCGACGTTCCGGGCCCCCTCGCACCGCTACAAGGCGGAACTGTCGCACAAGAAGCTCGAAGACGTGGACACGATCACCGGCGAGATCGTCGGGATCGAACACGACCCTGCCCGCTCGGCTCCGCTCGCGGAGATCGAGTTCGAGGACGACGACCGTCGGCTCGTGCTCGCGCCGGAAGGCGTGCGCGTGGGCGACACGATTCAGGTCGGCGTCTCGGCGGAGATCAAGCCCGGGAACACGCTCCCGCTGGCCGAGATCCCCGAGGGTGTCCCGGTCTGTAACGTCGAGAGTAACCGCGGGGACGGCGGGAAGTTCGCGCGCGCCTCCGGCGTGTCGGCGACGCTTCTCACCCACGACCGCGACGTCGCGGTCGTCCAGCTTCCCAGCGGGGAAGTAAAGCGGCTCGACCCGCAGTGCCGCGCCACGATCGGCGTGGTTGCTGGCGGCGGTCGGACGGAGAAGCCCTTCGTCAAGGCCGGTAACAAGTACCACAAGATGAAAGCGCGCGGGACCAAATACCCGCGCGTGCGCGGCGTCGCGATGAACGCCGTCGACCACCCCTTCGGTGGGGGCGGTCGCCAACACCCCGGCCAGCCGAAGTCGGTCTCGCGGGACGCCCCGCCGGGACGAAAGGTCGGTGACATCGCATCCAAGCGCACCGGACGAGGTAGCAACAAATGA
- a CDS encoding 50S ribosomal protein L23: protein MNSIIEHPIVTEQAMNEMDFKNKLLFLVDIDATKPEVREEVQDRYDVSVVDVNTQVTPQGGKKAIVTLSEDDDATEIASRIGVF from the coding sequence ATGAACTCCATCATCGAGCATCCGATCGTCACTGAGCAGGCGATGAACGAGATGGACTTCAAGAACAAGCTGCTGTTCCTCGTCGACATCGACGCGACCAAACCCGAGGTCCGCGAGGAAGTGCAGGACCGGTACGACGTCTCCGTCGTCGACGTGAACACGCAGGTGACCCCGCAGGGCGGTAAGAAGGCCATCGTCACGCTCTCCGAGGACGACGACGCGACCGAGATCGCATCGCGCATCGGGGTGTTCTAA